ATTACCGGATGCCGCTTGTTCGCTGGACAATAAAATATCATGAAACCGCCCCCTCCTGCCCCGGTAAGCTTTCCACCGGTAGCTCCTGCCTTGATCGCTGCATCGTAAATCTCATCGATCATGGGATTCGAGATCCCTTCAGCCAGATCTTTCTTATATTTCCAGCCGAAGTTCAGCAGTTCTCCGATCTCATCCAGCTTTCCTTTCAGGATGGCTTCTTTCATCAGCACTGCCTGCTCCTTGAGCTTGTGCATGGCCTGGACCGCCTTCTCTTCATTTGCAGTCACACTTCTGACCTGGGCTTCGATGATCCTGGAGGACAGCCTGCTCGTCCCGGTGTAATACAGCACAAGGTTATGCTGGAGTTCATTCAGATAGTCGTCCTTGACTCTCAATGGATTCACCAGTACCCTGTCATTACCGGAAAATTCAATGAAATTGAATCCGCCAAACGCGGCGGAATAATGGTCCTGCTTCCCGCCGGCCATCAGCATGTCGAGGCGCTCTATCTCGTATGCAAGATGGGCAATCTCATATTTTCCGAGCGGCAGTTTATGCCATTCTGCGAACGCGCCGACAATCGCCACCACCAGGGTGGATGAAGACCCCAGCCCTGAACCGGGGGGAGAATCGACGCAGGTCGAAAGTTCAAACGACTGCTTTCCAAGGGAATATCTTTCCACCAGCCTGTTATAAACAGCTTTGATCAAATCCAGCTTTCCATTCAATTCCAGTTTTTCCAAGGCAGGGAATCTGCTTTTTTCTCCCCTGTCTACTGCATTCAGGGAAATCGTCCCGACCGCCGGTTCGATTGAGGCATAGGCATACAGACTGATCGTGGTATTGAGGACAGTTCCCCCGAAAATGTCGGAATAGGGATGCACATCAGTACCGCCACCGGCGAGACCGAGACGAAGCGGAGCCTTGCTTCTGAAAATCACTTCACCCCCTAAAGTCTTCCAAATGCCTTGAGCAGTATTGTTGCCTTTAAGCAGCGGAACAGTTTGAAAAAGTCAAGTTTGGATTTCCCTCCACCTCTGTCGTGGAAATCATACGGCAATTCCATGATCCTGTATTTACTGCGCAGGAAATGATAAAGCAGTTCTTCAGTGATCTCCGGACCAAGGGAATTAAGATTCGGAAGAATACCGGCGATCACCTCTCTCCGCAAGGCAGCGAACCCGCTGGTGGGATCTTTGATGTCCGTGGAAAAGAGCACTCTGACCCAGCCGCTGGAAGCAAAGCTTAACAGCTTTCTCAACAGGCCGCTCCGCAGGTCTCTGCCGTTTCCACTGAAACGGGAAGCGAGCACCACATGATATTTATCCAGATAAGAAAGCATCCTGACAATTGTCTCAGGAGGATGGGAAAGATCGCCGTCCATGTAGGCAAGGTAAGGAAAATCCCAGTGGTCCAGGGCGTATCTGTAGCCTTCGATTGCAGCTGTCCCCCTCCCCCGCCTCTGCTTTCTGACGAGCAGGTGAAGATTGGAGAATCGATCCTGCATTGCAATCACCCGGTCGCCTGTACCGTCTGGAGAATCATCGTCCACCACCAGCAGAATTTCATCAGGCAGCGCATTGAAGTATTCAGTCACCAGCTGCCCGATGTTTTCCGCTTCATTAAATGTGAAAACCAGTGTCACCAGCTTTCCGCTCACATCACTCCCTAACTATCTCAATAAAATGAGGTTCTGAGCCTTAAAAAAGGATAGCATTTTCTGGTAGCGTCCGCCAGCTGTTCCAAAAAAAATATCCACAAGTTTTGATTATTTCTTCTGATTCAACTGCCCATGAATCGAACAGATCAGGTTTAGACTCCCATTCGCATTTTTTTCCAGAATGTATTCTCCGCCTGCAGGACATTTCTCGAAAAGTCTGCAGAGCTCAAAATTCCTGAGATCCTGAAAATTTCGAGGTTCTCCCCTGGTCTGGATGTAAATGGGAATCGTGTTCATAAAATTAGTCAGATTCAATCTGCATTCTTTTAACTTCATCTCTTCAGAAACATCCGGATCTGGTTTTTCTGAATTTATCGAGGTCTCGGAAGTGGGCAGCGCTTGACTTGGACTTTTCTGCGTCCCGTCTTCGTTGAATTTCTCTGCTTCGATCAATCTGCCTTTCTCGTATCTGGAAATTATGGCGCAGGCTCTGCCTGGATAAAATTCCTTCTGTTCACCGTTAAGCAAACCGAGAGTATAATTGCGCACAGTGACAGAGCCGGTTTCTGAAGTAGAAATGTATATTCCGTCAGGTTTTGAATTAAAAAGCGCCACAGCATTGATCACTGAAAATGTCCGGCTCAATCCTCCAGTATCGAGATCTTTGAGAGATTCAAACTGGCCGTAAACACTGACCAGATTCCCGAACGAGATGTTCTTGTCAGCGAAAACTTCTTCACTGATCCTTACCAGGGCTCCTATTCCTGTCGCCTCGACTGTTCCGCCATTCGTATCATAGAACGACTGGAACAGGGTAGAAGTGGCAGCAGGACTCTGGGTGGGTTCGATCAGATACAATTCTTCAGTGCCTGGCAGTTTACGGCTGAGTCGCACGCAGTTCAGATAAACCGGCCTGCCCGAGAGCTTTCTGGCATCGATCGGAGGCCAAAAAGTAATTTTTTCACTTGTTACAGAGGCATGGTTTGAGCTGTCAATTTCAATTCCTTTGAGATTCGGCTCCAGTTCACTGAAGCGTGAAATTCCGGTGAAAGCTATTGGTTCCGGTATTTCTTCTGCAGCCTGGATTTCAATGGAGTTGGCCATCACAATGTTTTCTATAGAATCACCTGACAGGGTATCATTTTCCTTCTTAGTCAGAGATTGATTACCAGAATCAATTTTGACTGATTCCTTTTCCTTATTGTTTTGTGCCCGATTCACCCCAATCCAAATATTCCTGAACCCATAGCAGGCATAAATTAATAAAACCGCCAGCAATAGAACAGGCAGTTTCAAGGAAACGCCTTCCTCAGGTCTTCTCCTTGTCAACACATTGTCTGTACCCGAAAGGTTCACAGTTTCTCTTTTATCCAGCCTTTTCTTTCTGAAAACAGGGAATAATTTCCAGAATCCGGACGAAAAAGTGCTTTTCCCATGTTCTTTTTTCCGGATCTGGGTTTTCTCCTGACTGAGCATCTCTTTCTGCCTGCTGACTGCGAATTGGAACAATTTTCTGGCTTCCAGGTCGTCCAGTCCTTTCAAGGCTTCGATTCCGCATACCAGGAGGTAAGAATCATCGCCGACTACCATCTGTTCAAACGATTCAAGAGCTCTTTTCCGATTCCCCCTGAGCATTGATTCGGCAGTCTTAGCCTTGACCTTACTGTCCGGGTCTTGCAGAAACGGAGCAATATATTCCATTATCACCGGATTATTTATTAATCCGAATGCCTCAATCGCACTAGCTCTCACTTGAGGATTCTGATGTTTCAGCTGTTCAGCGAGCAACGGGATCCCTTCTTCCCCGCCAATTTGTCCAAGCAGGATCAGCAGGCTGGAAAGCACGGCCGGATCTTCTTCAACAGGGATCAATGACTTCAACAGATCTTTCGGCAGTTTAACACGGCCTGAAATCGCAGCATCCAA
The sequence above is drawn from the Candidatus Wallbacteria bacterium genome and encodes:
- a CDS encoding dehydrogenase; this translates as MIFRSKAPLRLGLAGGGTDVHPYSDIFGGTVLNTTISLYAYASIEPAVGTISLNAVDRGEKSRFPALEKLELNGKLDLIKAVYNRLVERYSLGKQSFELSTCVDSPPGSGLGSSSTLVVAIVGAFAEWHKLPLGKYEIAHLAYEIERLDMLMAGGKQDHYSAAFGGFNFIEFSGNDRVLVNPLRVKDDYLNELQHNLVLYYTGTSRLSSRIIEAQVRSVTANEEKAVQAMHKLKEQAVLMKEAILKGKLDEIGELLNFGWKYKKDLAEGISNPMIDEIYDAAIKAGATGGKLTGAGGGGFMIFYCPANKRHPVIERLKEFGGEFRRFQFVDKGLETWAS
- a CDS encoding glycosyltransferase, encoding MSGKLVTLVFTFNEAENIGQLVTEYFNALPDEILLVVDDDSPDGTGDRVIAMQDRFSNLHLLVRKQRRGRGTAAIEGYRYALDHWDFPYLAYMDGDLSHPPETIVRMLSYLDKYHVVLASRFSGNGRDLRSGLLRKLLSFASSGWVRVLFSTDIKDPTSGFAALRREVIAGILPNLNSLGPEITEELLYHFLRSKYRIMELPYDFHDRGGGKSKLDFFKLFRCLKATILLKAFGRL
- a CDS encoding HEAT repeat domain-containing protein, encoding MTWEELKKLLADPKPETRKKALDTIALMQFPDKRKILSWSAQNDPNPDLQQYARRLLSESEKSPDPQNPETILIGNDTKAKQGILDAAISGRVKLPKDLLKSLIPVEEDPAVLSSLLILLGQIGGEEGIPLLAEQLKHQNPQVRASAIEAFGLINNPVIMEYIAPFLQDPDSKVKAKTAESMLRGNRKRALESFEQMVVGDDSYLLVCGIEALKGLDDLEARKLFQFAVSRQKEMLSQEKTQIRKKEHGKSTFSSGFWKLFPVFRKKRLDKRETVNLSGTDNVLTRRRPEEGVSLKLPVLLLAVLLIYACYGFRNIWIGVNRAQNNKEKESVKIDSGNQSLTKKENDTLSGDSIENIVMANSIEIQAAEEIPEPIAFTGISRFSELEPNLKGIEIDSSNHASVTSEKITFWPPIDARKLSGRPVYLNCVRLSRKLPGTEELYLIEPTQSPAATSTLFQSFYDTNGGTVEATGIGALVRISEEVFADKNISFGNLVSVYGQFESLKDLDTGGLSRTFSVINAVALFNSKPDGIYISTSETGSVTVRNYTLGLLNGEQKEFYPGRACAIISRYEKGRLIEAEKFNEDGTQKSPSQALPTSETSINSEKPDPDVSEEMKLKECRLNLTNFMNTIPIYIQTRGEPRNFQDLRNFELCRLFEKCPAGGEYILEKNANGSLNLICSIHGQLNQKK